AATCGTGGCCGCATCCTTTCCATCAAATGGTTGTTCGTCCGTAGAAGCCAGGTAAAGAAGTGAGCCGATCGAGAAAAGATCAGAACGTCCATCCGGATCTTCTCCGCGCGTTTGTTCCGGCGAAAAATAAAAAAGGGAATCCCACGGAATACCGGAAGCGCTAATCTCGATGATCCCCCGAGCACCCTTCCGTGGAATAGCAGGACCAATTTTTTGAGGCAAGCCAAAATCGAGCAATTTGGCCGGCCCATTCGGCGGTAAATGAATATTGCCGGGCTTGATATTGCCGTGAATTCTTCCGGCCTGGTGCGAAACTTCCAGGGCATCGCAAATTTGTGAGCCGATATCGAGCAAACGGAACATACCAAGCGGCCCTTTTCTCAGTGCTGCCGCAAGGCTTTCTCCCTCCAGATACTCCATTGCCACAAACGCCATCCCTTCCCCTTCTTCAAGCGCGTACACAGTGCCAATGCTGGAGTGATGCAATTGCGATGCGGCAATCGCTTCGCGAGCTAAACGCTTTCTGACAACGGTATGAGTTGCAATGCTTGGCGGAAGGATTTTCAGCGCCACCAGGCGATTCTCATTTAGATCCTCTGCTTTATAGACATCCGTCCTGATCCCGGCGCCCGCGAGTTCGAGAATGTTGTAGTGTAGAATTTTCTTGCCGGACGGCAGAGTTTGCAGATATCCCGTAGACGTCACGTCCGGTCCCCAAAAGTGAGTCAAAGCATCGCGAAGCGCGTGCCGCAAATTGCCGAGATAATTTTCTAGCCGGTAGACACCCTCGCGCGCCCCCATCTGACGATATTCCTTTCCTGTTTCCAGGTCCTGTTCTGGCAGAATTGCAATGCTGTACAACTCTGGATGAGAAGCAACAATCTCCGCGAAAAGTTCCTGTGAATCCGGAATCGAACCGTGAGCAAAAATTAGCAGGTCAGGCCTGGGCCCGGTCTCATTGTGCTGGAGAAATTCCAGCTCGTTCCCAATAACGTCCAGATCACAATTCTTAATCTCAGATGCAAACATACTGAGAGCAGAAATGCTTTCAGGGTACGTGTCGATCAAGAGGATTCGGACAGGACGTAGTTCAGCCAACGAAAACCCCCGTCAAAGTATTCAACACTTTAGTCCAACAAATGAATATGATATAGGATGCTTATCGGCAGTTCTAGATGAAACTGTTCCTGGCTCTTGTGCGGTGGCTCTTTTCGCGGCTTCTAATTCTTCTTTGCATCGCAGCGCTGGTTGTTCTCATCGCAATCTTTTCTGATTGGTGGAAACAACGAAAGGCAGAGGAATTACAACTACAGGCGTTGCAAACGCAGCTCGGCGAATTGAATCGAAGAATTCAGGAACGGCGCGCCGATCTTTCTCTTGAGAAACGATATCTTCGCCTGCGCGAACAAGAGCCTTCCCGGTGGACTTCCCCTTTTCAATGGTTGCAGTGGAAAAAAGAGATCGAAATGACCGGCGTATTGATAGATAAGAAAAATGCAGAACTTCAAAGACTCCGGCACGGAAAAGAAAAACTGGTTCAAGAAATCGAAATCGCCGGCAGGACTCTTTATCACACGCAGCAATTGCTCCTGAAAACACTGCGTAACAGCGTTACAACGATTCTGGTCCTTTGCGTGTTGGTTTTTCTGGGACCGCTTTGCTGGAGAGCTTTCTGGTATTTTTGCGTTGCCGGACTCGCCAAACATGCGTCAGCCGTGCAGTTGGAGAAAAACGGAGACGCAGAAAATGTTTCAGTGAAACAATCACAAAAGAATCTTCCGGTCCAGCTGCAACCGGGAGAAATGCTCGTGACTAGAATGGCCTGGCTTCATCAATACGCTCCCACTGCGCGGAAAAAAACGCGTTTTCTGCTGAATTGGAATTCACCTTTTACAAGTTACGCAGCGGGACTTGCCGAGCTGACGGAAGTTTCTGTGCCTTCAGATGCCGCGCCCACTGAAATCGTTCTCACTTCCGGAGAAAATCCCGATACATACATTTGCGAGGTCCTACTGGACAATCATCGCGGAATTGTGGTTTATCCATCGCAGGTTGTTGCTCTGACGGGAAATCTGCAACTGAAGACGCGCTGGACGCTGCTGAATCCTCATTCGTGGATTGCCGGTCGTTTGCGTTACATCCATTTCAGTGGAACCGGAAAACTGTTCATTCAGGGAAGGGGTGGCGTGGACGCGGTGAAATTGAACGGTCAAGCTGTTCGAATCTCTGAATCCATTCTGACAGCTTTTGAAACCACCTTATCTTTTTCTACGGCGCGAACCGAAACGTTCTGGCCGTACTATCGCGGCATGACACCTTTGTTCGACTACCAGTTTGAAGGGAATGGATTGATTCTCCGGCAAACTGCTCCACCATCAAAAACATCCGACAGCGCTGCAGTTCGCTTCTTCGATGCATTGTTGAATGGAATTGGAAAACTGCTGGGATTTTAGTTGGTAGTTGCAGAGCATTTGCCATTTCGTTTGAAGTAAGTAAGTACATCATTTCCAAAATCAGGTCGCTGATCACGAATAAATCGCGGGCAGGCAAATGCTCTGCCACTACTACTTGGCGGCTCTTACCGGCAGAGTAAAAAAGAAGGTAGAACCCTGCCCTGGCCGCGATTCGGCCCAGATTCTTCCATCATGCCGTTCCACAATCTTCTGACAAATCGAGAGCCCAATTCCGGTTCCTGGATAGCGGCTGCGTTCGTGAAGACGCTGGAAAATTCGAAAGATTCGCTCTTGATCGATGGCATCAATACCAATACCGTTATCTTCTACTCCAAACAACCAATCTTTCCCGTGCGTTTCGGCAAAGATCCGTATTCGGGGATTCTCCTCCTGGCGACGAAACTTGATTGCATTGCTAATCAAGTTTTGAAACAACACTCGCATTTGAATGGGATTCGCAACCACAATGGGCAGAAAGGCAGACGTGACCTGCGCTTCCGTTTCTTGTATTACAACGCTCAGGTCGTTCAACACAATATCCACAGTTTTTTTGAAGTCGGTCGCTTCATGCGGCGTTCCATCGGAATCGAGTCGCGCATAAGTAAGCAAATCGCGAATTAAAGCTTGCATCCTCTTTGCGCCGTCGACAGCGATATCAACACAACGCAATCCTTGGGGATCCAGGCTCCCTTTGTAGTTTTCTTCCAGAAGCTGCAGGTAGCTGTAAATCATTCTCAACGGTTCCTGAAGATCGTGCGATGCAGCATAGGCAAATTGTTCGAGATCCTTATTCGAACGCATCAAATCGGAGGTTCGTTCACGAACCTTTACTTCCAGCACCTCATTCAGTTCCTGGAGCTTCTGATGGGCTTCTCTCAGCTCGGTAATGTCAATGCAGGAACCGATGAAGCCCGCGAAACTTCCATCGATTTCATACCGCGGGATTCCATTGTCAAGAACCCACCGATACTGACCATCCGCTCTTCGCAAACGATACTCCATGCGAAACTCGCGCCGTTGTACAAAAGAAGACATGTAGTGGTTCATCGCATGCTGAAAATCCTCCGGATGCACACCTTCGGCCCATCCATTGCCAAACTCTTCTTCCAGCGTGCGTCCGGTAAAATCAAGCCAGCGCTGATTGAAGAACGTGCACAAAGCATCCTTGCCGGACATCCATAGCAAAACAGGAGAAGTATCAGCCATGGTGCGAAACCGCGTTTCGCTTTCAAACCATTGCTGCTCCGCTTTTGTGGATTGAGTTACATCACGAATCACGGTGTAGCCGCCAACGATGATTCCATCGCCGTCCGTTAAAGGCAGATGATGGGCTTCATAAAAGCCTGAACCGAAAGGCGCTTCGATCGGATGCCGGCAATGGGGAGATCCGCCTTTAAGGAGTCTTTCGAGTTCGCGATCCAGCCCTGTTTCACGAAGAAAAGGGAAAACATCAAGCATGCTTTGATTCATCACATCTCTGGCAAGCTTGCCGAAAATCCTCTCCATCGCGGTATTCCAGAAATTAATCCTGTAATAAGTGTTAAACGCCATGACTCCGTCCAGATAGTTCCGGATCATGGAAAGCGCCATTTCGGCTAATGTCAGCTTTGTCTGTGACATGTTCTAATTTCTTATTATTGTCCCACAACTCTATGTGAGAATCTCAAAGGTCGATAAACGGACTGAACGTGATTGCGGCACGGAAGTTGGAAAAGGCTGCCCTCTCCCTTCCCCTGCTGGAAGACGCAATGTAAATTTTGTTAGAGAATTACAGGGGAAGGGAGCATCAATAAACCTTTGGTTTTTTTTACAGGATGGCAACTCTCGACGCTGCGCGATTCGAGTTGCCTAGAAGAGGGGCTCGCGTACGACCATTTCAGTCAAACGAGAATCTCAGTTACCTACACTTTTGGGACGTTACTAATTTCTTCGCAGTCCGGCTCTATCCCACAAGTTCCGGCAACACATTTCCACTTGCTCAAGGTCCGGCCGGTTCCTGTCGGGCAGTGAAGCGTTGCATGTATTCAACAGCACAACAATGGCATGGAGCATCTGGGGATACCATTTGTCGATCTAGGCGAACAGCGACGTTTCGCAGTTCCTGTTTTGATTCAATACGTACTGAACAAGCGAAGAGCTCCATTCACGATGCCAGACGCTGTCTTCTTCCAACGATGCGAAGATCCTTGCAAGACCATCATCCTTCGCCTCCTCAGCCGCCCGGCACAAACCGGTCATCAAGAATTGATCGAATAGTGGTTTGCAAACGAGATTTAACGCTACGAAAGCTTCGCCCCAGTCAAATGTTACCAGCAGATTTTCAACAACCTTTCTGAGTGGTTGCCAGGACGCATCCTTTTCCCACGCGCCCCGGGAGTCATCAGGATCAGGAAAAGTCACTTGATGTTGTCTGAGACGATAAGCAATCCTCTGAATCCGCCGCATCTCATCCGCGCTCTGCAAAAGCGCGGCTATGACTATCCGGCCTGCAGGAGCCATGCTGCCGATATAAGAGGAAACCATTTGAAATCCATGAAACGGATAGCGTAACGGCGCAACAAACTTGCGGAAAAAATCGAGATAACCGGGTGCGAGTGATTTTTCGTAATTTTCATCCATGGATTCGAAAATGCCATCAACAAAAATTTTTTTTCGCTTTTGAAGGTCTGTATATTTTGTATAAGTGGTTTCGCGCGGATCTTTGAAGTGTTCCCAATCCGTCACTTGAAATGCGGACCCCTTCTGGTTCCGGCCGTACCATTCCCCCACCGGTGCGTTCACTTCAAAGCTTCTTTCAAAATAGTAAAGCAACCTCGAAGTAACGATTTCATACTCCGATGGCTTTTTCTTGAGATCCTGCAAATGCCAGTACGTTTTCTGCTCAGTCATTTTCCAACGTCCAAATAACCCGGTCTTCTGTGAACTTTAAAAATCCTTTAAAGGACGGCATGATCCGTTCCAGATCGGATGGCAAATCGAAAGGAAAACCCAGAACTGCTTCAATCCTCTCACGTGTGACTTCACATTTGTGGGGAACCAGCACGCGAAGATAAGAGCCGACATTGCGGACCTGGACTCTCTCATTCATCAACTCGATTGCGCTGATTACTGCAAGCGAAATATCATTCGCTTCCAATACCGGTCCGACTAAGTCCGTTGTTGGATCATCATTTATCCACATGGAATAGCTTCCAAATCAATATAGATTCTTCCGTCGTGAACCGCATACTGTCTCAGGCAGACCGATTGTGGATTGATTCCCTTACCTGAGCAAACGTCGTATTGCCATTCATGAGCGAAGCACGTCAGTGTTTGTTCATCCAGTTTTCCCTGACTGAGAGGCATCCCGAGATGTGCACACCGGTCTTCATACGCAAAAATGCGGTCATCGATTTTGATGATCAGAACCTTATTTCCCCCCAGCTGGCAGCCCATCATTTCGCCGTTTAACAGGTCGTCCCATTGTGCAGCTTCCATCAATGGCATTCACAACTCCTGCACTACGTCGATTCGATCGAGAGCTTCGAGTCCTGATTCTGTAACGGTTGATCCCGGATCCAGCAACCTGCCGCTAAAGTAGACGCTCGCGCGGACAGCGGGGGCAACACGAACTAAAGCTGCCTCCTGCAGGGTTGCAGCAACAGTTTCAATCGTGTCAGTATCTTGAACAAGCACGAGTAATCCGATCGAATCTCCGCGTAAAAAACCGTAAAGCGGCACCAGCATTATCTTTCCTCTCTACTCCGTTGCAGCCAATTGTAGTTGCCCTGCTCCACATCTTTTCCCCACATCTCCTGCGTCAAAGAAAAATATTTTCGCAAAAGTTCTAACAGGTTAGCAGGCGCTTCCCCGGCCAAAATTCTTTTCACAACATCCTTGTGATGCCGGTAGCGCTCGAGTTCCATATGAAAAATCCATAGGCAGGGTTCAGAACAGAAGATGTATTTTTTTCCATCCAGGTTCGTTGTGATTGCGCTATTCTGCTCAGGAGACCCGCCACAAAGAACGAGCTGGCATAAATCGCAAAAGGTGACAGGGGTGGCGCCATGAGAAAACCATTCTACGCCCGGTCCCGATTCGCGCCATCGCTGGGTGATTCTCTCCCAGATGGGATCGAGATGATGCCACGTTCGCGGATACTTTTCTTTTAGCCAGGCCCTCTCTTTCGGTCCCGGCAATGTGAAATCAAACCAGGTTGTGGCTCTGTAAGTATAAGCGCTGACGTACACCATGTGATGATAGAGCTCGATGTTCGAAAGGAATTGGTCCCAATACCACGGTTTATTCAGCCCGTATTCTTTCAACATTCTTGCGAACTGA
The sequence above is drawn from the bacterium genome and encodes:
- a CDS encoding toluene-4-monooxygenase system B family protein, with the translated sequence MLVPLYGFLRGDSIGLLVLVQDTDTIETVAATLQEAALVRVAPAVRASVYFSGRLLDPGSTVTESGLEALDRIDVVQEL
- a CDS encoding Rieske 2Fe-2S domain-containing protein gives rise to the protein MPLMEAAQWDDLLNGEMMGCQLGGNKVLIIKIDDRIFAYEDRCAHLGMPLSQGKLDEQTLTCFAHEWQYDVCSGKGINPQSVCLRQYAVHDGRIYIDLEAIPCG
- a CDS encoding PAS domain S-box protein, producing the protein MSQTKLTLAEMALSMIRNYLDGVMAFNTYYRINFWNTAMERIFGKLARDVMNQSMLDVFPFLRETGLDRELERLLKGGSPHCRHPIEAPFGSGFYEAHHLPLTDGDGIIVGGYTVIRDVTQSTKAEQQWFESETRFRTMADTSPVLLWMSGKDALCTFFNQRWLDFTGRTLEEEFGNGWAEGVHPEDFQHAMNHYMSSFVQRREFRMEYRLRRADGQYRWVLDNGIPRYEIDGSFAGFIGSCIDITELREAHQKLQELNEVLEVKVRERTSDLMRSNKDLEQFAYAASHDLQEPLRMIYSYLQLLEENYKGSLDPQGLRCVDIAVDGAKRMQALIRDLLTYARLDSDGTPHEATDFKKTVDIVLNDLSVVIQETEAQVTSAFLPIVVANPIQMRVLFQNLISNAIKFRRQEENPRIRIFAETHGKDWLFGVEDNGIGIDAIDQERIFRIFQRLHERSRYPGTGIGLSICQKIVERHDGRIWAESRPGQGSTFFFTLPVRAAK
- a CDS encoding MmoB/DmpM family protein produces the protein MWINDDPTTDLVGPVLEANDISLAVISAIELMNERVQVRNVGSYLRVLVPHKCEVTRERIEAVLGFPFDLPSDLERIMPSFKGFLKFTEDRVIWTLEND
- a CDS encoding AIM24 family protein, coding for MKLFLALVRWLFSRLLILLCIAALVVLIAIFSDWWKQRKAEELQLQALQTQLGELNRRIQERRADLSLEKRYLRLREQEPSRWTSPFQWLQWKKEIEMTGVLIDKKNAELQRLRHGKEKLVQEIEIAGRTLYHTQQLLLKTLRNSVTTILVLCVLVFLGPLCWRAFWYFCVAGLAKHASAVQLEKNGDAENVSVKQSQKNLPVQLQPGEMLVTRMAWLHQYAPTARKKTRFLLNWNSPFTSYAAGLAELTEVSVPSDAAPTEIVLTSGENPDTYICEVLLDNHRGIVVYPSQVVALTGNLQLKTRWTLLNPHSWIAGRLRYIHFSGTGKLFIQGRGGVDAVKLNGQAVRISESILTAFETTLSFSTARTETFWPYYRGMTPLFDYQFEGNGLILRQTAPPSKTSDSAAVRFFDALLNGIGKLLGF